The Klebsiella quasivariicola region GGTAGCGCGAAACTGTTCAACCTGAAGCGTAAGCCGTGGATTATCCCGGATGAAGTGGATGTCGCGACGGTGGTAAAAGTGATCGATACCTGCCCGAGCGGCGCCCTGCAATATCGTCATAAATAAGCGAGGAGAAGATGGAAATACTGGAAGGGCACAACAAATTTTATGTTAACGACGCGCAGGGAAACCAGGTGGCGGAAATTGTTTTTGTTCCCACTGGCGAACACCTCAGTATTATCGAGCATACCGATGTTGATCCCAGCCTGAAAGGTCAGGGGGTGGGAAAACAGCTGGTGGCGAAGGTGGTGGAAAAAATGCGCCAGGAGCAGCGGAAGATCATTCCTCTCTGCCCGTTTGCCAAACATGAATTCGATAACACCCGCGAATACGACGATATCCGCGCCTGACGTACCGGCACCGGTGCCCACCGGTGCGCTTTTCTCTCGCCAGCCAAACCACGCCTTTAGTCACTCATTGCTTCCCCTCATGCCTGTTCAAACGCCGACAGTGAGTGTGCGGATGTGCGCGGGAAGCGGGGGGCCGGATGCGGATGATATTCCACCCGTTTTTTCATCCTGGCCAGCCGCTGGGTATAGCGCGTTTTCTGGCTTAATCCGAGACGTTGGGCCTGCTCGCCTGTCGTCTGCCCTTGCAGCAGGGCGAGAGGATATAGTCGCTCATCATTGATAGACAAAGGTGATGCCGATGATCGACTGTACGTTGCCGGCGGTGACCTGGCCTGTGGTCCGGGCATAGGTGGCCGTCAGGCCGAGGTTGACCGGCGAGGTACCGACGGTGCCCAGCGAGACCGTGCTGTTCGCCGGCACGGCGCTGCCGTTGCGCGTCAGCTGAACGCCGATCCCCTGCGCCGGCGAGGCGGAGGCGGTATTGGTGAAGATCGCGTTGGCGCTATCCGCGGTGGTGCCGGAGAGGTAATACCCCAGCTGCTGGCTCTGCGCGCAGTGGACGGTGAGCGGCACGGCCATTGAGCCCGGGTAGTCAGGGAGGGTGACGGTGACATCGCGGGCGGAGACATCGCAGCCGCCGGTGGGGACCACCACGTCGTTATTGGCGTAGATGTTCCAGATGAACTGGAAGGAGTCACTATTGTAGTTGTTGGTCTGATGCAGGATCAGCACCGCGATCAGCGATCCTGCGGTGATCGCCACCCCGCCGGCAGTGCTGACCGGCGTCAGATACAGGACCGTGGGCCAGGGTTTATCGGTCCGTGAATCGTAAATCACCCGCGCCGTTTCCGTAGTGGTCGGGAACGGGTAAGAGGTGCCGTTATACTTCACGGTACCGGAGAAACTCGACAGCACGCCGCCATAGGCGGATCCGCGCTGCAGGGTCACGTAGTCGGTGATCGTTTCCGGATAGTCGTTATGGCAAAAAATCTGCGTGGAGAGGTCGACCACCAGGTTTTGCCCGACGTTCACCGCCGGGGTCAGGTTAACGTAGACGTTGGCTGACCCGCCGCCGATGGGGATCGTTGCCCCGGTGGCCGTTTTGCAGGCAAAGGACCAGGCGTTCATCGACCAGCCCAGCAGCAGCAGGGTAGTGAACAGGGGGATAATTTTTTTCATCATGATGCTCTCCTGGCTCAGGCGTAGGTATAGGTGACGTTAATCACCGCCTGAATGGTGCCTTGCGTGGCGCCGCCGTTGACGGACAACGCCCTGACCTGCAGCGGGAAGCGAGCGGACTGGCTGGCCTCATCCACCTGTACCGACTGACTGCTGCCATTGTTCAGCGTGGTGCCGTCCTCGCTCTGCAGTTCGAGCTGAATATTGCCCGCCGTGCCCTGGTTTTTGTAATAGCCGGTGCTGTCCGCTGTGCCGCTGAAGGTGGCTTTCACCCGTGAAGTACCCACGGGGCAGTTGCTCAGATCCAGCGCCACGCTGTGCCAGGCCGATGTCGAGCCCGCGGCGATCAGGCTAAAGGTATAGAGATCGCCCAGCTCGACGGTAG contains the following coding sequences:
- the yjdI gene encoding 4Fe-4S mono-cluster protein YjdI; the protein is MDKELLEAGYRAYTGEKIDVYFNTAICQHSGNCVRGSAKLFNLKRKPWIIPDEVDVATVVKVIDTCPSGALQYRHK
- a CDS encoding GNAT family N-acetyltransferase, whose protein sequence is MEILEGHNKFYVNDAQGNQVAEIVFVPTGEHLSIIEHTDVDPSLKGQGVGKQLVAKVVEKMRQEQRKIIPLCPFAKHEFDNTREYDDIRA
- a CDS encoding fimbrial protein, which encodes MKKIIPLFTTLLLLGWSMNAWSFACKTATGATIPIGGGSANVYVNLTPAVNVGQNLVVDLSTQIFCHNDYPETITDYVTLQRGSAYGGVLSSFSGTVKYNGTSYPFPTTTETARVIYDSRTDKPWPTVLYLTPVSTAGGVAITAGSLIAVLILHQTNNYNSDSFQFIWNIYANNDVVVPTGGCDVSARDVTVTLPDYPGSMAVPLTVHCAQSQQLGYYLSGTTADSANAIFTNTASASPAQGIGVQLTRNGSAVPANSTVSLGTVGTSPVNLGLTATYARTTGQVTAGNVQSIIGITFVYQ
- a CDS encoding fimbrial protein, translated to MGWLLAGLLTASASLRAADVTLTVNGKVVAKPCTVSTVNATVELGDLYTFSLIAAGSTSAWHSVALDLSNCPVGTSRVKATFSGTADSTGYYKNQGTAGNIQLELQSEDGTTLNNGSSQSVQVDEASQSARFPLQVRALSVNGGATQGTIQAVINVTYTYA